Proteins encoded in a region of the Saccharothrix ecbatanensis genome:
- a CDS encoding glycoside hydrolase family 53 protein produces MTGPKKLLAAAVVFAAAAVGAPAASAASTITNGGFESGTSGWTTSSPNGTQGASFTESGGRSGSYRLSHWSSSAYQVENRQTLTGLANGRFTARVWVRSGGGQIQSYVALRGCGGAEQRTHVPVSAGALWIQLAVTTNVTGGQCTVVLSSNARAGNWANFDDVQFASGQTSLPIRGGDVSTLKKAEDLGGVYRTASGQQQEALQILKANGMNLVRLKVWVNPADGYNDKAKVLAMAKKVKAQGLQLMVDFHYSDTWADPGRQNKPAAWASYNFQRLTQAVYDHTYDVLNALKAQGTTADMVQVGNEINGGMLWPDGSTDNWDRLATLLKSGVSAVKAVSSSTKVILHVAKGTDTGAVRWWYDSAVARGVPFDIIGLSYYGYWHGTLGELQRTMFEAAPRYNKDILVVETAYPFTMDNADYEGNAFTDASALVPGYPATSEGQLANFRDVLSVVQSVPGGRGMGAVYWEPTWYAVPGNNWDPYDPSTGSGWDNQALFDWSGRALPAITAFNR; encoded by the coding sequence ATGACAGGTCCCAAGAAGCTCCTCGCAGCGGCGGTCGTGTTCGCCGCCGCTGCGGTAGGAGCACCGGCGGCTTCGGCCGCGTCCACCATCACGAACGGCGGCTTCGAATCCGGCACGTCCGGCTGGACGACGTCCTCGCCCAACGGCACGCAGGGCGCGTCGTTCACCGAATCCGGTGGCAGGTCCGGGAGTTACCGGCTGTCCCACTGGTCGTCGTCCGCGTACCAGGTCGAGAACCGGCAGACGCTCACCGGACTGGCGAACGGCCGGTTCACCGCACGGGTCTGGGTCCGTTCCGGCGGCGGGCAGATCCAGTCCTACGTGGCCCTGCGCGGCTGCGGCGGCGCCGAACAGCGCACGCACGTGCCGGTGAGCGCGGGCGCGTTGTGGATCCAGCTCGCGGTCACCACGAACGTGACCGGCGGCCAGTGCACGGTCGTCCTGTCCTCCAACGCGCGCGCGGGCAACTGGGCGAACTTCGACGACGTCCAGTTCGCCTCCGGGCAGACGTCACTGCCGATCCGCGGCGGCGACGTGTCCACGTTGAAGAAGGCCGAAGACCTGGGCGGCGTGTACCGCACGGCGTCCGGGCAGCAGCAGGAGGCCCTGCAGATCCTGAAGGCCAACGGGATGAACCTGGTCCGCCTGAAGGTCTGGGTGAACCCGGCGGACGGCTACAACGACAAGGCCAAGGTCCTGGCGATGGCCAAGAAGGTCAAGGCGCAGGGCTTGCAGCTGATGGTCGACTTCCACTACTCCGACACGTGGGCCGACCCCGGTCGCCAGAACAAGCCGGCGGCGTGGGCGTCCTACAACTTCCAACGCCTCACGCAGGCCGTCTACGACCACACGTACGACGTGCTCAACGCCCTCAAGGCGCAGGGCACCACGGCGGACATGGTGCAGGTCGGCAACGAGATCAACGGCGGGATGCTCTGGCCGGACGGTTCCACGGACAACTGGGACCGGCTCGCCACGCTGCTCAAGAGCGGGGTCAGCGCGGTGAAGGCCGTGTCGTCGTCCACCAAGGTCATCCTGCACGTGGCCAAGGGGACGGACACCGGCGCCGTCCGGTGGTGGTACGACTCGGCCGTCGCGCGCGGCGTGCCGTTCGACATCATCGGCCTGTCGTACTACGGCTACTGGCACGGGACGCTCGGCGAGCTGCAACGCACCATGTTCGAGGCGGCGCCCCGGTACAACAAGGACATCCTGGTCGTGGAGACCGCGTACCCGTTCACCATGGACAACGCGGACTACGAGGGGAACGCGTTCACCGACGCGTCCGCGCTCGTGCCGGGCTACCCGGCCACGTCCGAGGGCCAGCTGGCCAACTTCCGCGACGTGCTGAGCGTCGTGCAGTCCGTGCCCGGTGGGCGTGGGATGGGCGCCGTGTACTGGGAGCCGACCTGGTACGCGGTGCCCGGCAACAACTGGGACCCGTACGACCCGTCGACCGGCAGCGGCTGGGACAACCAGGCCCTGTTCGACTGGTCCGGCCGGGCCCTGCCCGCCATCACGGCGTTCAACCGCTGA
- a CDS encoding prenyltransferase, with protein MAGFKHPMAYFRLVRPHWTIASTLAVMVGILQAWSEGYSHVGLASLVVGAAFIQHAVMEVWDELKDYSNYRQNVYSEVAQPPTLFSGGSGVLTGRLLTVPQVWRFFYTLLAVYVVVLGGIIHFVGWRFLLCVAAGMFFMFGYNSKLKLSYIGLGEFSNFISFGPILVCSAYLALRLGASPATADATNWNLLGFVSETVLVESLILGTIWFGSLHIQEMLDYDEDKAGNKRTLVVRFGKTYASRVPFVTSLIIAALAAWLVVDDLAFAFVLPGVLLNLVETAMFMSRWRDAEYFMRKMKSFFVYRNFVLTALGLVVSYGFRDMPQAAGTAALLALFALTAITSLPALSFLAKNRVFTFARAA; from the coding sequence ATGGCGGGCTTTAAGCATCCGATGGCGTACTTCAGGTTGGTCCGCCCGCACTGGACGATCGCCAGCACGCTCGCGGTGATGGTCGGCATTCTCCAGGCCTGGTCCGAGGGTTACTCCCACGTCGGCCTGGCGTCACTCGTCGTTGGCGCCGCGTTCATCCAACACGCCGTGATGGAGGTGTGGGATGAGTTGAAGGACTACTCCAATTACCGGCAGAACGTCTATTCGGAGGTCGCGCAGCCACCCACGCTGTTCTCCGGCGGCAGCGGTGTGCTGACCGGCCGGTTGCTGACCGTGCCGCAGGTGTGGCGCTTCTTCTACACGTTGCTGGCCGTCTACGTGGTCGTCCTGGGCGGGATCATCCACTTCGTCGGGTGGCGGTTCCTGTTGTGCGTGGCGGCCGGCATGTTCTTCATGTTCGGGTACAACTCGAAGCTGAAGCTGTCCTACATCGGACTCGGCGAGTTCTCGAACTTCATCTCGTTCGGCCCGATCCTGGTGTGCTCCGCGTACCTCGCGCTGAGGCTGGGCGCATCACCCGCGACCGCCGACGCGACCAACTGGAACCTGCTCGGCTTCGTCAGCGAGACCGTGCTGGTCGAATCGCTGATCCTCGGCACGATCTGGTTCGGCAGCCTGCACATCCAGGAGATGCTGGACTACGACGAGGACAAGGCCGGGAACAAGCGGACGCTCGTCGTCCGGTTCGGCAAGACCTACGCGTCCCGCGTCCCCTTCGTGACCTCGCTGATCATCGCGGCGCTCGCCGCCTGGCTGGTCGTCGACGACCTCGCGTTCGCCTTCGTGCTCCCCGGCGTGCTCCTGAACCTGGTCGAGACCGCGATGTTCATGTCCAGGTGGCGCGACGCCGAGTACTTCATGCGGAAGATGAAGAGCTTCTTCGTCTACCGGAACTTCGTGCTCACCGCCCTTGGTCTGGTGGTGTCGTACGGCTTCCGGGACATGCCGCAGGCGGCCGGCACCGCGGCGTTGCTCGCGCTGTTCGCCTTGACCGCCATCACCTCGCTCCCGGCGCTCTCCTTCCTGGCCAAGAACCGTGTCTTCACCTTCGCCCGCGCCGCGTGA
- a CDS encoding beta-galactosidase: protein MTFVVPRQAEGQAVEDPFSPRMPVGVDGLVYGGDYNPEQWPEEVWVEDVELMRQAGVNLVSVAIHAWARLEPRPGEFDFGWLDRLLDLLHGAGIAVNLATPTVVPPAWLYRAHPAIRPVTRDGTELERGSRATFCPSAPAYRQAAANITRQLGARYGDHPAVALWHVHNEYGAPVGACYCPESATAFRRWLRARHGSLDALNEAWGTSFWGQHYGEWAEIEPPRVSGTTGNPAHELDFARFCSDELLACYTAERDILRGCSTVPVTTNFMTTNCKSIDYWRWGREVDVVANDHYLTAEADRNHVDLAMSADLTRAVAGGQPWMLMEHSTGAVNWQPRNIAKRPGEMGRNSLTHVARGADAVMFFQWRASRFGAEKFHSAMLPHSGTRSRLWHDVVRLGADLVALAEVRGSLVQADVAVLWDWESWWALELDWRPSADLSYRERVGAFYEQLWDAKLTVDFVAPQADLSGYPLVVVPSLYLTTPAAAKVLHDYVAGGGTLVVSYFSGIVDANDAVHPGGHPGALRDVLGLEVEEFLPLREGQEVGLDGGLRGDVWAEHIRLAGAESVHSYVDGPAAGGPAVTRHRFGSGNAWYVSTRLRGAALDHVLREVFAQAGVEVRDDLPRDVEVVRRRGVDADYLFVLNHTDAEVRLAASGTELLTGLRCESELCVPPGGTAVLRS from the coding sequence ATGACGTTTGTGGTGCCTCGCCAGGCCGAGGGGCAGGCGGTGGAGGACCCCTTCTCACCGCGGATGCCGGTAGGCGTGGATGGACTCGTCTACGGCGGGGACTACAACCCCGAGCAGTGGCCGGAGGAGGTGTGGGTCGAGGACGTCGAGCTGATGCGGCAGGCCGGGGTGAACCTGGTCAGCGTCGCCATCCACGCCTGGGCGCGGCTGGAGCCGAGACCCGGCGAGTTCGACTTCGGCTGGCTGGACCGGCTGCTCGACCTGCTGCACGGCGCCGGGATCGCGGTCAACCTGGCCACCCCGACCGTCGTGCCGCCCGCGTGGCTCTACCGCGCGCACCCCGCCATCCGGCCGGTCACCCGTGACGGCACGGAGCTGGAACGCGGGTCACGGGCGACGTTCTGCCCGAGCGCGCCCGCCTACCGCCAGGCCGCCGCGAACATCACCCGGCAGCTCGGCGCGCGCTACGGCGACCACCCGGCGGTGGCGCTGTGGCACGTCCACAACGAGTACGGCGCACCGGTCGGCGCGTGCTACTGCCCCGAGTCGGCCACCGCGTTCCGGCGCTGGCTGCGGGCCCGGCACGGCTCGCTCGACGCGCTCAACGAGGCCTGGGGCACCAGCTTCTGGGGCCAGCACTACGGCGAGTGGGCCGAGATCGAGCCGCCCCGCGTCTCCGGCACCACCGGCAACCCGGCGCACGAGCTGGACTTCGCCCGGTTCTGCTCGGACGAGCTGCTGGCCTGCTACACCGCCGAGCGCGACATCCTGCGCGGCTGTTCCACCGTGCCCGTGACCACGAACTTCATGACCACCAACTGCAAGTCGATCGACTACTGGCGCTGGGGCCGCGAGGTCGACGTGGTCGCCAACGACCACTACCTGACCGCCGAGGCCGACCGGAACCACGTCGACCTGGCCATGTCGGCGGACCTGACCCGCGCGGTGGCCGGCGGGCAGCCGTGGATGCTCATGGAGCACTCCACCGGCGCGGTGAACTGGCAGCCGCGCAACATCGCCAAGCGGCCGGGCGAGATGGGCCGCAACAGCCTGACCCACGTGGCGCGCGGCGCGGACGCGGTGATGTTCTTCCAGTGGCGGGCCTCCCGCTTCGGCGCGGAGAAGTTCCACTCGGCGATGCTGCCGCACTCGGGCACGCGCAGCAGGTTGTGGCACGACGTCGTGCGGCTCGGCGCGGATCTGGTCGCGTTGGCGGAAGTGCGCGGCAGCCTCGTGCAGGCCGACGTCGCGGTGCTGTGGGACTGGGAGTCGTGGTGGGCGCTGGAGCTGGACTGGCGGCCGTCCGCCGACCTGTCCTACCGGGAGCGCGTCGGCGCGTTCTACGAGCAGTTGTGGGACGCCAAGCTGACGGTGGACTTCGTCGCGCCGCAAGCCGACCTGAGCGGCTACCCGCTCGTCGTGGTGCCCTCGCTGTACCTGACGACCCCCGCGGCGGCGAAGGTGCTGCACGACTACGTGGCCGGTGGCGGCACGCTCGTCGTCTCGTACTTCTCCGGCATCGTCGACGCCAACGACGCCGTGCACCCCGGCGGCCACCCCGGCGCGCTGCGTGACGTGCTCGGGCTGGAGGTCGAGGAGTTCCTGCCGTTGCGCGAGGGCCAGGAGGTCGGGCTCGACGGCGGGCTGCGCGGTGACGTGTGGGCGGAGCACATCCGCCTCGCGGGAGCGGAGAGCGTTCACTCCTATGTGGACGGTCCGGCGGCCGGCGGTCCCGCGGTCACCCGACACCGGTTCGGCTCGGGCAACGCCTGGTACGTCTCCACCCGGCTGCGCGGCGCGGCGCTCGACCACGTGCTGCGGGAGGTCTTCGCACAGGCTGGCGTGGAAGTCCGGGACGACCTGCCGCGTGACGTGGAAGTCGTCCGCCGGCGCGGGGTCGACGCCGACTACCTGTTCGTGCTCAACCACACCGACGCCGAGGTGCGGCTCGCCGCGTCCGGCACCGAGCTGCTCACCGGGCTGCGTTGCGAGTCCGAGCTGTGCGTCCCCCCTGGCGGCACGGCCGTGCTCAGGTCCTGA
- a CDS encoding methyltransferase domain-containing protein → MEQDEDANAHDHDLASLEHREDSIELLFQTHFSRRYDTGVQVTADKAASALRLHEVWRSHRIDVDFDQFVEDAFLSLQYAYNQKYGQWDQVNDLRALYQDTWYKKIAPFATSLAPEATVLGVGVNDGREVRQLFENRNLNIDLLDISSEAIRQVAQQLSGYRNVRSFVGSFEDWKAESAEYDLFFSLRTLNSTSIDLQSCVRKSVALVKEGGILIYSVSNGYIHMGERGEPRAVQGMFSYETGTIDAERPKQIADEITQLLGAEDASVIEVSEEPTEIFIVAQKNQSGRVSFDGGL, encoded by the coding sequence GTGGAGCAAGACGAAGACGCCAACGCGCACGACCACGATTTAGCTTCACTCGAACATCGTGAAGACAGCATTGAATTGCTGTTCCAGACGCATTTTTCCCGACGCTATGACACCGGTGTGCAGGTGACCGCCGACAAGGCCGCCTCGGCGCTCCGACTCCACGAGGTGTGGCGCAGCCACCGCATCGACGTCGATTTCGACCAGTTCGTCGAGGACGCGTTCCTCTCTTTGCAGTACGCGTACAACCAGAAGTACGGCCAATGGGACCAGGTCAACGACCTCCGCGCGCTCTACCAGGACACCTGGTACAAGAAGATCGCGCCGTTCGCGACCTCGCTCGCACCGGAGGCGACCGTGCTCGGCGTCGGCGTCAACGACGGGCGCGAGGTGCGCCAGCTCTTCGAGAACCGGAACCTGAACATCGACCTGCTGGACATCAGCTCCGAGGCGATCCGGCAGGTCGCCCAGCAGCTCAGCGGGTACCGGAACGTCCGCAGCTTCGTCGGCTCGTTCGAGGACTGGAAAGCCGAATCCGCCGAGTACGACCTCTTCTTCTCCTTGCGGACGCTCAACAGCACGTCGATCGACCTCCAGTCGTGCGTGCGGAAGTCGGTGGCCCTCGTCAAGGAGGGCGGAATTCTCATCTACTCCGTTTCCAACGGGTACATCCACATGGGCGAACGCGGCGAGCCCCGGGCCGTCCAGGGAATGTTCTCCTACGAAACGGGGACGATCGACGCCGAGCGCCCCAAGCAGATCGCCGACGAGATCACCCAGTTGCTCGGGGCCGAGGACGCGTCCGTCATCGAGGTGTCCGAAGAGCCGACCGAGATCTTCATCGTCGCGCAGAAGAACCAGTCCGGAAGGGTGTCGTTCGATGGCGGGCTTTAA
- a CDS encoding CHAT domain-containing protein, protein MTASRDEAVVIREARELHRTGVDASCSGRHHDALRLLRRGRSLADSIDPTDPDTRSEWLVTRIRLSSTLSALMAESAGPAAALDGLAEVRRLIEDVTDPLVQAELLGSVEHNRGLLLLTMGLIEEAIAVLDTALGHEERRLAAGEPAPTLVEPVVKTLWSLGTAHTRLGSVSKARLDLTRAVALANEHGLLDRAADANHSLGILDLRVGDVPSALRRYEQSERSYRDQGLDVPALLGMDRSQALMAAGLADEAGTQLDSVLAVLRAEHGITRTLGNVELYRAVAAYMTDDLDLARSMASSARQRMRRWGCDTCVANATLIGLRVDTVVALRSGRVPRSLPARALTFAGDLPVPRLAEQAASARMLAVRLHIRRGDVDAAAEILDLVPRPGKLTPIDHRLLRRLCRAELAVARGDRVTALAEIRAGLTDLDHVRDRMGGLELLSGTALHGRELTELAVHLVLAGGNARRLFTWLERTRAQTYRYEPLTRVDNPELAERIAEVRSLTQSIHQAEHDGHSTAGLRARHAERLREANRLGWHSGRWGKPRPVAGLTDVMAQLGDRALVSFASSEDALVAVVVVDSTVRLARLGSAEVAAESARMLNADLNALAPDHLPEPLVRVMSVSARKQADRLDAQLIQPLAKLIGDRDLVIVPTGALYAVPWGVLPTLRGRPTVVAPSATAWLAANRAERRPTGPTVLVRGPGLPAAVGEIDKLGAHYSTAALMSGDDATVASVLEALDGAEIAHLAAHGVHEPENALFSRLDLSDGPLYAHEITGLAHPPRQVVLAACELALNRIRPGDEPLGFASALLASGSQMVVAPLSRVGDQACAAAMDDYHRSLAAGARPAVALADAIAADPLRRPFVCLGSG, encoded by the coding sequence GTGACCGCTTCACGCGACGAAGCCGTTGTCATCCGCGAAGCACGCGAGCTGCACCGCACCGGCGTGGACGCGTCGTGCTCCGGGCGGCATCACGATGCGTTGCGGTTGCTGCGGCGTGGGCGGAGCCTGGCCGACAGCATCGACCCCACCGATCCGGACACCCGGTCCGAGTGGCTGGTGACCCGCATCCGGCTGTCGTCGACGCTGTCTGCGTTGATGGCCGAGTCGGCAGGTCCCGCCGCGGCACTGGACGGGCTGGCCGAGGTGCGCCGGCTGATCGAGGACGTGACCGATCCGCTCGTGCAGGCGGAGCTGCTCGGGAGCGTCGAGCACAACCGCGGTCTGCTGCTGCTGACCATGGGCCTGATCGAGGAGGCCATCGCCGTCCTCGACACCGCGCTCGGACACGAGGAGCGCCGGCTCGCCGCCGGTGAACCGGCGCCAACGCTGGTCGAACCGGTGGTGAAGACCCTGTGGAGCCTGGGGACGGCCCACACCCGCCTGGGTTCGGTGAGCAAGGCGCGGCTGGATTTGACCAGGGCCGTTGCACTGGCCAACGAACACGGGTTGCTCGACCGGGCGGCCGACGCGAACCACAGCCTCGGAATCCTGGACCTGCGGGTCGGCGACGTCCCGTCCGCGCTGCGGCGCTATGAACAGAGCGAGCGCTCGTACCGCGATCAAGGCCTCGACGTGCCGGCCCTGCTCGGCATGGACCGGTCGCAGGCCCTGATGGCCGCCGGACTCGCGGATGAAGCGGGCACCCAGCTCGACAGCGTGCTCGCCGTGTTGCGCGCCGAGCACGGCATCACCCGAACGCTGGGCAACGTGGAGCTGTACCGGGCGGTGGCCGCCTACATGACCGACGACCTCGACCTGGCCCGCAGCATGGCGTCGTCCGCCCGGCAACGGATGCGGCGGTGGGGCTGCGACACCTGCGTCGCCAACGCGACGCTGATCGGTCTCCGCGTCGACACGGTGGTGGCCTTGCGGTCCGGTCGTGTCCCCCGCTCCCTGCCCGCGCGCGCCCTCACTTTCGCCGGCGACCTGCCCGTGCCCAGGCTGGCCGAGCAGGCGGCGTCGGCGAGGATGTTGGCGGTGCGCCTGCACATCCGGCGCGGTGACGTCGACGCCGCCGCCGAGATCCTCGACCTGGTACCCCGCCCCGGAAAGCTGACCCCGATCGACCACCGCCTGCTGCGCCGCCTCTGCCGCGCCGAACTCGCCGTCGCCCGCGGCGACCGGGTGACGGCGCTGGCCGAGATCAGGGCCGGCCTGACCGACCTCGACCACGTGCGTGACCGGATGGGCGGTCTGGAACTGCTGTCCGGGACCGCGCTGCACGGCCGTGAGCTGACCGAACTGGCCGTGCACCTGGTCCTGGCCGGCGGCAACGCCCGCAGGCTGTTCACCTGGTTGGAACGGACCCGGGCGCAGACGTACCGCTACGAGCCGTTGACCCGGGTGGACAACCCCGAGCTGGCCGAGCGCATCGCCGAGGTCCGAAGCCTCACCCAGTCGATCCACCAGGCCGAGCACGACGGCCACTCCACCGCCGGCCTGCGCGCCCGTCACGCCGAACGCCTGCGTGAGGCGAACCGGCTCGGCTGGCACAGCGGCCGGTGGGGCAAGCCGCGCCCGGTCGCCGGCCTGACCGACGTGATGGCGCAGCTGGGCGACCGCGCCCTGGTCAGCTTCGCGTCGTCCGAGGACGCCTTGGTCGCCGTGGTCGTGGTGGACTCCACCGTCCGGCTGGCCCGACTCGGCTCGGCCGAAGTCGCCGCGGAGAGCGCCCGGATGCTGAACGCGGACCTCAACGCCCTGGCGCCGGACCACCTGCCGGAGCCGTTGGTGCGGGTGATGTCGGTGTCCGCCCGCAAGCAGGCGGACCGGCTCGACGCGCAGCTGATCCAGCCGCTGGCGAAGCTGATCGGCGACCGGGACCTGGTGATCGTGCCGACCGGCGCGCTGTACGCGGTCCCGTGGGGCGTGTTGCCCACCCTGCGCGGACGGCCCACGGTGGTCGCGCCGTCGGCCACCGCCTGGCTGGCCGCGAACCGCGCCGAACGCCGGCCGACGGGTCCGACCGTGCTGGTCCGCGGTCCCGGGTTGCCCGCCGCCGTCGGTGAGATCGACAAGCTGGGCGCGCACTACAGCACCGCCGCGCTCATGTCGGGCGACGACGCGACGGTGGCGTCCGTGCTGGAGGCGCTGGACGGCGCGGAGATCGCCCACCTGGCCGCGCACGGCGTCCACGAGCCGGAGAACGCCTTGTTCTCCCGGCTGGACCTCAGCGATGGCCCGCTCTACGCGCACGAGATCACCGGTCTGGCCCACCCGCCCCGCCAGGTCGTGCTCGCCGCCTGCGAACTCGCCCTCAACCGGATCCGTCCCGGTGACGAGCCGCTCGGGTTCGCCAGCGCGTTGTTGGCCAGCGGCTCGCAAATGGTGGTGGCCCCGCTGAGCCGGGTGGGCGACCAGGCCTGCGCCGCCGCGATGGACGACTACCACCGCAGTCTGGCCGCCGGCGCGCGACCGGCCGTGGCACTCGCCGACGCCATCGCCGCGGACCCGTTGCGCCGCCCGTTCGTCTGCCTCGGCAGCGGCTGA
- a CDS encoding PadR family transcriptional regulator — MDTSQLLKGVLDLAVLAVLRKEDGYGYDVLRRLRQGGLDGVGDASVYGTLRRLYNAGLLTSYVVPSEEGPHRKYYSLNEPGRARLLESGKTWKSFAQALDDLLGEGA; from the coding sequence ATGGACACCAGTCAACTGCTCAAGGGGGTACTGGACCTCGCCGTCCTTGCGGTGCTGCGCAAGGAGGACGGGTACGGCTACGACGTGCTGCGCAGACTGCGGCAAGGCGGCCTCGACGGCGTCGGCGACGCGTCGGTCTACGGCACCCTGCGCCGGCTTTACAACGCCGGCCTGCTCACCTCGTACGTCGTGCCCAGCGAAGAGGGCCCGCACCGCAAGTACTACAGCCTCAACGAGCCGGGCCGTGCGCGGCTGCTCGAATCGGGCAAGACCTGGAAGTCGTTCGCGCAGGCGCTGGACGATCTGTTGGGGGAGGGTGCATGA
- a CDS encoding HAAS signaling domain-containing protein: protein MNTQTNTEVQHYLDAMREALSDLPAAEVGEIMDDAGAHVVEVAEEMGDEFTLAALTDRLGTPQAYAQELRAAADYPAPAPAAPTSIQPMLVARFALWSLVAGTVMAFAFATSRGDGEGLTLLVGLVAAVGALLVFRQKGLLADISRLPETVALNEALQRAERSEPLRVFLTSLRAWQPAWWVGRALLIAGVGMLAYRVRSPIVLVLIVLAALSLLAGPKAKTDRRWLWISLPATGFAIGGLLLVLASMTSWLDYRPSSSPVSYTTSTRVPDNIYVFDKDGKPLTDVHLYDEDGQPLNTPWHGCNGSPFRDDNRFPRPQVVHDENGCREIPGVPPFTIVIPGAAPTVTTTPVTGQPSVTSTGQPSVTSTAPPPTQSVPPTAVVPTS, encoded by the coding sequence ATGAACACGCAGACGAACACCGAGGTCCAGCACTACCTGGACGCGATGCGCGAGGCTCTGTCCGATCTGCCCGCCGCCGAGGTCGGCGAGATCATGGACGACGCCGGCGCGCACGTGGTCGAGGTCGCGGAGGAGATGGGCGACGAGTTCACCCTCGCCGCGCTGACCGACCGACTGGGCACACCGCAGGCGTACGCGCAGGAGCTGCGTGCCGCCGCCGACTACCCGGCCCCCGCCCCCGCCGCGCCGACTTCCATCCAGCCGATGCTCGTGGCCCGGTTCGCGCTGTGGAGCCTCGTCGCCGGCACCGTCATGGCGTTCGCCTTCGCCACCAGCCGGGGTGACGGCGAAGGACTGACCTTGCTCGTCGGTCTCGTCGCCGCCGTGGGCGCCCTGCTGGTGTTCAGGCAGAAGGGTCTCCTGGCGGACATCTCGAGGCTGCCGGAAACCGTGGCGCTGAACGAAGCGCTCCAACGCGCCGAGCGGTCCGAGCCGCTGCGGGTGTTCCTCACGTCCCTCCGGGCCTGGCAGCCGGCGTGGTGGGTCGGCCGGGCGCTGCTCATCGCCGGGGTGGGCATGCTGGCGTACCGGGTCAGGTCGCCCATCGTCCTGGTCCTCATCGTGCTCGCCGCCCTGTCGCTGCTCGCGGGCCCCAAGGCGAAGACCGACCGGCGCTGGCTGTGGATCAGCCTGCCCGCGACCGGCTTCGCCATCGGCGGACTGCTGCTCGTCCTCGCCTCGATGACGTCCTGGCTCGACTACCGCCCCTCCTCCTCCCCGGTCTCGTACACCACCTCGACCCGGGTGCCGGACAACATCTACGTGTTCGACAAAGACGGCAAGCCGCTGACCGACGTGCACCTGTACGACGAGGACGGCCAGCCGCTGAACACGCCGTGGCACGGCTGCAACGGCTCCCCGTTCCGCGACGACAACCGGTTCCCCCGTCCCCAGGTCGTCCACGACGAGAACGGTTGCCGGGAGATCCCGGGCGTGCCGCCGTTCACGATCGTCATCCCGGGCGCCGCACCGACGGTCACCACCACTCCCGTGACCGGACAACCGTCCGTGACGTCGACCGGGCAGCCGTCCGTGACGTCGACCGCTCCACCCCCCACTCAATCGGTTCCGCCCACCGCGGTCGTGCCGACGAGCTGA
- a CDS encoding transmembrane-type terpene cyclase: MNRAELGPLELFGVPAPTMFTIVSGVGTLFWVAAYVLVIRKGFQDRSFAMPIAALCGNIACEAIFSFLYPAEGLLRLSNYAWFALDLVILFQILKFAPAEFPDRRPAAIRIQVVFGILVATWCEIAFIREFHDYGGAYVIYGQNLLMSAVFIAMVQQRRSARGQSMGIAISKMVGTGLFSVTLFLFSRDDFARGQLLVFLYVACFVLDLMYCLILRRYVVAARQERESGKAQESEKVPAS; the protein is encoded by the coding sequence GTGAACCGGGCTGAATTGGGGCCGTTAGAACTGTTCGGTGTGCCGGCGCCGACGATGTTCACCATTGTTTCCGGTGTCGGCACGCTGTTCTGGGTCGCCGCGTACGTGCTCGTCATCAGGAAGGGGTTCCAGGACCGCAGCTTCGCGATGCCGATCGCGGCGTTGTGCGGCAACATCGCCTGCGAGGCGATTTTCTCGTTCCTCTACCCCGCCGAAGGACTGCTCCGGCTGTCCAACTACGCCTGGTTCGCGCTGGACCTGGTCATCCTCTTCCAGATCCTGAAGTTCGCGCCGGCCGAATTCCCCGACCGCCGGCCCGCCGCGATCCGGATCCAGGTCGTGTTCGGGATCCTGGTGGCGACCTGGTGCGAGATCGCGTTCATCCGGGAGTTCCACGACTACGGCGGCGCCTACGTCATCTACGGGCAGAACCTGCTCATGTCGGCCGTGTTCATCGCGATGGTGCAGCAGCGCCGGTCCGCCCGCGGGCAGTCGATGGGCATCGCGATCTCGAAGATGGTCGGCACCGGGCTGTTCTCCGTCACCCTGTTCCTCTTCTCGCGGGACGACTTCGCGCGGGGCCAGCTGTTGGTGTTCCTCTACGTGGCCTGCTTCGTGCTGGACCTCATGTACTGCCTCATCCTGCGCCGCTACGTCGTCGCCGCTCGCCAGGAGCGGGAGAGCGGGAAGGCGCAGGAGAGCGAGAAGGTGCCGGCATCCTGA